GGGGCCGAATTACGCGCCGCAGTTCGTCGCCGAGGCCGAGAGCTTGATGCGCTCGGCGGGGCTCGACCCGGCGGTGATGGTGGACTGCTCGCACGCCAACAGCGGGGGCGACCACACCCGCCAGGGTCTGGTGTGGCGCGACGTGCTCCACCAGCGCACCCGCGGCCAGGGAACGGTCAAGGGCCTGATGGTGGAGAGCAACCTCCGTCCAGGCAAGCAGGCCATCCCCGCCGACCTCTCGGGGCTCCACCCCGGCGTGAGCGTCACCGACGCCTGCGTGGGCTGGGACGAGACGGAGGCGCTGCTGCTGGAGGCGCACGCGGCGCTGGGGCGGGAGACGGTGGCGAGTTGAGCCCGAGATGACGCCGGGGTGGCCCGCTCCTGCCGCTCGTTTCGCCCCTCAATCCCCGCCCCTCCTTCACCTTTCCCCACGTTCCGCTGCGGTGGCGTGCGGCAGACTGTCTCCCATGCGGCGGGTCGTAACGGGTGTGGAGGCGAGCGGGAAGAGTACGGTAGGCCGGGAGGTGGCGGCCCTGACTGCCCCGGGGGTGGCCCATGCCTGAGACGCGCAAAGCCTTCGGCGGGGGCCGCAAGCCCTCGGAGCGTCCCAGCAAGGTCTGCGCCACCTGCGGCCTGCCCTTCACCTGGCGCAAGAAGTGGGAGCGCGACTGGGAGAACGTGCGGTACTGCTCCGACCGCTGCCGGGCGGCGGCGAAACGGGGGACGCCTTGACCGCGCCCGCCGCCCTGCCCGCCTACGGCCTGGTGTGCATGACGGTCGGGCCCGAGGTCCGTTTCCGCACGGTCACCCTGACGAATTACCTCAAACTCCCGCCGGGGGAGCGCGAGGCCAGGCTCCTCGACCTGTACGCCGACAACATCTCGCGGGTGCGGCGGGCCGCCGACTTCTGCGCCGCCCGTGGCATCCGGCTCTACCGCCTGAGTTCGAGCCTCTTCCCGATGTTCGACCTGGAGGGGGACGACACCGGGCGCTCGGTCCTCGATCACCTCGCGCTGCCCATGCGGGAGGCGGGGCGGGCTTTTCTGGACGCCGGAATCCGCGTGCTGATGCACCCCGAGCAGTTCATCGTGCTCA
This region of Deinococcus aestuarii genomic DNA includes:
- a CDS encoding DUF2256 domain-containing protein; this encodes MPETRKAFGGGRKPSERPSKVCATCGLPFTWRKKWERDWENVRYCSDRCRAAAKRGTP